The proteins below come from a single Mytilus edulis chromosome 5, xbMytEdul2.2, whole genome shotgun sequence genomic window:
- the LOC139522266 gene encoding transcription intermediary factor 1-alpha-like encodes MSSNILCGPCSHVNTQKIAQKWCTNCEEGFCANCEQFHRSMKVTKDHTLISTDDYRKIENVPVNLKCDAHGKKFDLYCKNHDVAICVVCVPSLHKYCSDVISLDEAAENAKRSTALDDLEDSIKVVLENLKDFINNRNNAMKNLKIEEQSVRKSISEMRANVNKHLNELENKMLEDLFQRYENCKSKYGEAQKYLNNTEKEIKLLQEQTSSLKLVGSDLQVFLGTRQMNKVIHNEVQSVKLMTSTLQDYKIGVEIHKGITSLLENVDNFGKVKVEENTISLPFKDAKVDQAQIVHKPTGQSFDRTRLQLRQKFQIKDKSNFTNVRGCWILPNSHLLIADYIGDKVIMEYSDDGRHIRDIPVSDTPYDLAIIDIDRMAVSYGGKYYMEILNINNKMVLAKVSFRFSCWGISYPNGHIYILVTNEGIVEMDMSGKRLRTIGGKYAEGVIFHITTTNDRIYCTDFRKDVVYCCSMTGEDIWTFTDQSLVNSRGISADGYQNVFVVGLSSNNLMMIQHDGKDSKMLLSISDGLDQPVSVHYNRDKKLLLVCNAKGDAFLYSVI; translated from the coding sequence ATGTCATCCAACATTCTCTGTGGACCCTGCAGCCATGTCAACACACAAAAAATTGCACAGAAATGGTGTACCAATTGCGAAGAAGGTTTTTGTGCTAACTGTGAACAGTTTCATAGATCAATGAAGGTCACTAAAGATCACACACTGATATCAACCGACGATTAtcgtaaaattgaaaatgtccccGTCAACCTGAAATGTGATGCTCATGGCAAGAAGTTTGATCTATACTGTAAAAACCACGACGTAGCTATTTGTGTGGTCTGCGTTCCCTCACTACACAAATATTGTTCTGATGTCATTTCCCTCGACGAAGCAGCAGAAAATGCAAAGAGATCAACAGCCCTTGACGACTTAGAAGATTCAATCAAAGTTGTTTTAGAAAACTTGAAAGATTTCATCAACAATCGCAACAATGCTATGAAAAATCTTAAAATAGAAGAACAAAGCGTCAGAAAATCAATCAGTGAAATGAGagcaaatgtaaacaaacatttgaatgaacttgaaaataaaatgttagaAGATTTGTTTCAACGGTATGAAAACTGTAAATCAAAATATGGAGAAGCCCAGAAGTATTTGAATAACACAGAAAAAGAAATCAAGTTACTACAAGAACAAACATCATCACTGAAACTTGTCGGTTCCGACTTGCAGGTATTTCTTGGCACTCGTCAGATGAACAAAGTAATCCATAATGAGGTACAAAGCGTCAAATTAATGACGAGCACATTACAGGATTACAAGATAGGGGTTGAGATTCATAAAGGAATAACTTCGTTACTAGAAAATGTGGATAATTTCGGCAAGGTTAAAGTTGAAGAAAACACTATTAGTCTACCATTCAAAGATGCAAAGGTCGACCAAGCTCAAATAGTACATAAACCAACCGGTCAATCTTTTGATCGAACAAGGCTTCAATTGAGACAAAAGTTCCAAATCAAAGACAAAAGCAATTTCACGAATGTCCGGGGATGTTGGATTTTACCAAACAGTCATTTATTGATTGCCGATTACATTGGAGATAAAGTGATAATGGAGTATAGTGACGATGGAAGACACATCCGTGATATACCAGTCTCTGACACACCGTACGATTTGGCGATTATAGACATTGATCGCATGGCAGTTTCATATGGTGGAAAATATTATATGGAAATATTGAACATTAACAACAAAATGGTTCTCGCGAAAGTATCTTTTAGATTTAGTTGTTGGGGAATTTCATACCCTAATGGACACATTTATATATTAGTTACTAATGAAGGTATTGTGGAGATGGATATGTCAGGGAAAAGACTACGTACAATAGGTGGGAAATATGCTGAAGGtgttatttttcatatcactacAACAAACGATAGAATATATTGTACCGACTTCAGGAAAGATGTAGTATACTGTTGTAGTATGACGGGTGAAGATATCTGGACATTCACTGACCAATCTCTTGTTAACTCGAGGGGAATATCAGCTGATGGCTATCAGAACGTCTTCGTTGTAGGGTTATCTTCTAACAACCTCATGATGATACAGCATGATGGGAAGGACAGTAAAATGCTACTTTCTATATCCGACGGTCTTGACCAGCCAGTTTCCGTTCATTACAATAGAGACAAGAAATTACTGTTGGTTTGTAATGCAAAAGGAGATGCCTTCCTATATAGTGTTATATAG